The Paenibacillus sp. BIC5C1 DNA segment GAACCACACCATTAGCGGGATTTCGAGGTATTATGCTAAAGCATTCATAAAAATACAGGCTACAGTGGCTACGACCTTCAGAAAAGCCTTACACAGCATAGTTCTAGGGAGTTTTTCACGTAGAACTTGCAGTCTACAATGTGTCTCATAGTGTAGCTACGACCTTGAAAACTTTAGGATTATGAAGCGATTTAATACTTTGATATGGATTAAAAGACATGGTATTTCCCACTTTTTTATTAATATATTATTCAATGGAGATGGTGAGAATGGTCAACTTTGAAAAATTGTTTTACACAATTGATGAGCTTTATGAAATATTACCACTTGGAAAAAATTCTCTATACAGTTTGGTTAAAAGGGAGGGGTTTCCCAAGGTCATAGTGGGTAGGAAAATTCTCATACCTGTAAAGGGGTTTAATCTTTGGATTGAGCAAAATTCAGTATTTTAATTGTGTTTAACGACAGGAGGAGTCTAGAGTGGCTGGTAGTATCTCAAAGATAGGCAACAAATATAGAGTTACATTTGAGTTAGGTAAAGATTTAAACGGTAAGAGATTAAGAGAATACGTTACAGTTCAATCAAAAAAGGAAGCTGAAAAGCTTCTTAACGAGTTTGAGTATAATCAAAACCGTAATCTTATGGTGCTAAGTAGTGGAATGACATTTGTAGAGACGATCCATCATTGGATGGATAACTATGTGAGGTACAATTGTGAGGAGACTACGATTTATGGGTATCAGAATATTCTGAATAAGCACATAGCTCCTTTTTTCAAAATTCTTGAACTGCAAAAGCTCCAGCCTGGACATATTCAACAATATTATAAAGCTCTTATGGAGGAGAAAGATTTATCCCCAAATACAGTGCATAAACATCACGCACTCATTCGTAAGACTTTGGATTATGCTTTGAAACAGCAGTTAATCCATAGGAATGTGGCTGATGCTGTATCTTTACCAAAAAAGAGAAGATTCGAAGGCAAAGCTTATACTAAAGAACAACTTTTTGTACTGCTGGAAAAGGTAAAGAATACAAGATTGGAGGTTCCAGTTAACCTAGCTATACATTTGGGGCTTAGAAGAGAAGAAATTGTTGGCCTTAGATGGGATTACGTTGACCTGGATCAAAGGAAAATTCATATTGAAGAGGTTCGTACAAGTGCAGGTAACAAGGTCATAACAAAACTTCCGAAGACCGATAAAAGTAGGCGATCACTTCATATGAGTGATGACCTTCACTGTTTACTATCAAATTTAAAAGCTAAACATGAGGGAATGAAGATATTGTTTGGAACTGAGTATGATAAATCTGGTTACCTCTACTGTCATGATAATGGAAAGCCTTATCGAGTGAACTCAGTCACAGAGCAGTTCAAGAAATTTCTTGAAAAAAATGATTTTCCTAAAATTCGTCTTCATGATCTTAGACATTCGTTCGCGAGTGTGCTACACAATGAGGGAGTGGACTTGAAATCAATTTCTGAGGCATTAGGCCACTCAGACATAGGCACTACTAATAAAATATATACTCATGTATTTGATAAAACTCACAAGGATACATTAAACCTAATGAGTGATGCATTAAGGGGTCGATGATATGAAAATAGACACACAAAAGGAAGCAGTACTGCTTCCTTTTGTGTGTCTTAAAGCATGCTTTTAGGCACGCCTTTAAAGCGCATCACTTAACGTGCCAAAATGTCAATAATTTATTATTGGCATGTGCCATAGATAACACATACTTTTTGGCAGGAATTTTAGGAGGGGTAAATTGTGATAATGGGATATGGCAGAGTATCGGCTAAAGATCAGAATCCGGAAAGGCAACTTTTGAAATTTCGAGAGATAGGAATTGATGGAAGATATATATTTGTTGATAAGCTAAGTGGAAAGGACTTTAATAGGCCACAATATCAAGCTATGCGTTTAATGATTCGCGAAGGCGACTTAATTTATATTGATGCCTTGGATCGATTAGGGCGTGATTATGAGGGAATTATAAATGAGTGGAAGTATGTTACTCGTGAAGTGAAGGCAGATATTGTTTGCCTGGACAACGAGACTCTATTTGATTCAAGAAAATTTAAAACTATGGGTGATTTTGGAAAAGTAATGGAGGATCAATTTTTGAGTTTACTGGCATATGTATCTGAACAGGAAAGGAAGAAAAATAAGCAACGTCAGGCAGAGGGAATTCAAGTAGCTAAGAGTGATGGAGTCAAGTTTGGTCGCCCGAAGATTGAAATAAACGAAGCATTCATTGAAGTTTATCAGGAGTGGAAGACTGGTATGATAACGGCTACGTTTGCTATGAAGCAATTGGGAATGAAACATCGAACGTTTTATAGGAGGCTTAGAGAGTATGAGCGGCTATTGGAACATAGTAATCAATAAAAATAGAAACCTACCCTAAGCATCTATGGAAAGGTTTCTATTTTTTATAGAATTTAAAAACTCATACTGCCAATAAATTGCTTGGCCAAAATTTCGGCGAAACCAACCAGAACAACAGAGAGAAATTTGCCCATTTGCTCAGGATACTTTACTAAAAGAAATATTAAAATAACTAGAATTGCTATCTTCATAATATCGTTGCGAAGTGCCATCTGAGTTTTCCTCCTCACATTATGTAGTTATATTGAAACAACGTTGTTTTTATATAACAAAATTATCACAAGAATAGTATGTTGTCAACTAAAAACACCAGTTGACTTGTTATGACAACGAAACTATCATTATTATGAGGTGTTTATAATGCTTTCTTATGGTGAATTGCTAAGACAATATATAGATAATTCGGAGTTATCACTAAGCCAGATTGAGTCTAAGTTAAGAGAAAAAGGGCTAGCTACTAATAAAGCATATATAAGTAAGCTACAAAACGGTAAGTTACCTCCTGCTGGAGACGAAATTAATAAAGCGTTGGCAGAAGTGTTGAATGGGGATGAAGAAGAACTGATTCTATCTTCATATGCAGAAAGAGCCCCGTTTCTTAAATCAATAATAGACAAGCTGTTCGAATCCTTTACAACTATGCTTCTTAGCAATAAGGAATTGATTGTTGCTATGATGCAGCCAATTCATAATAATGAAAACGAGCTGCTTGAGAATTATGAGGATATAATTGTACAAGTGATGTCAAACATGAGCCTGAAGGAAAAGACTGAAATGATAAGTTCGCTTTCTGAATATATGGCTAGAGGCGGTTTGGCGGAATATACAAAGTTTCAGGATGGGATATTGGAGATTAATCCAATTAGCTTTCTCAGTGATGAAAAAGATCAAGCCAAATATCGCGAGGTGTATGATCTTGGTAAGAGAGAGTCTATTGCTAACTTAACAAAGGATGAACTATTTTTTCTAACTAAGCAACTTGAGTTGTATCGAAGTTTGAATCTGAGCGATTTACAGAAATCAGATGGCTAAGTCATGATGTTAGAAAGAGTATTTATGCAAGTTTCCTGTCCGATTCCTGTAGTCAACGGTAGACAAATGAATTAAATGAATATAATTCTCTATAATTTTAAACGATAATAGATAACAAATTTATCGTCGCAATGCCTCGCCAGTTAAGCATTTTGGATACTTATTAAATCATTTAAGGACAACTTAACGAGAGCAAGACAGGGGTTCGACTCCCCTCGCCTCCATTAGAGTAAGTAAAAGCCACCACCCAGTGATCTGGATGGTGGCTTTTCAGTTTTAATATAATAACTTTAACGATAATAAAAATGGAGGTGATCAAGACGTTTGAAGATCGAAAAACACCTCCAGGAAATTTTGAAAAAAGCCAATCAAAATTCAACGAAGCAAACCAAAGGAGCTATCACTAGCTTCTAGTATTTTTTAAGTGCGTCAATCATTAGTTTCCAAAAACCGTCTACATCAAGTTCTAAGCCAAACTTGGCATTAACTTTTCTGCCAGTGACCCCGTGCAGATCAACTAGGGTTGTTCCTGCGGTATACTCACCTTTCGTTTCCACGACAATATTTACATCTTTAGTCTTGAACAATTCGGGTGCCACACAATAGGCCACAGTTAAGACATCGTGTACAGGTGCCCCATCAAAATCGAACATTTCTTTATAGGTCGATGCAAAAAATACGAGTAGTTCGCCCACTATTTTAGCGACATGATTATCGATTTTATTTACTTCGTCGATGACTTCTTTGGTCGCCAAGGCTTGATGTGTAATATCCAGTCCCATTACTACGGTTGGAATACCGCTATCAAAAACTTTTTTTGCGGCTTCTGGATCAGCCCAAATGTTAAACTCAGCAGTTGGTGTCCAGTTGCCAATAGTTCCGCCGCCCATGAGTACAATCTCATAAATATTGCTTTTAATTTCCGGTGCTTTGGTTAAAGCTAATGCAATATTGGTTAACGGTCCTGTCGGAAGAAGGGTAACCGGCTCTGTCGACTCTTTTATAAGTCTAATGATGGTATCAACACCATGTTCATCGCTCCAGCTGCGGGAAGGTTCGGGAAACTTGGGACCATCCAGGCCTGACTCCCCATGAATACCAGGAGCATTTTCACGTAATCGGACCAAAGGCTCACTGGCTCCTTTTGAAACCACAACATCATTTAACGATATCAAATCACAAATTTGTAAAGCGTTTTGAGTCGTTTTTTCAATTTCTGCATTTCCGGAAACGGTTGTAATCGCTAGAATCTCCAATTCCGGTTGCGCAGCAGCTAAAATAATTGCAATGGCGTCATCATGTCCTGGATCACAATCCATAATCACTTTTCTTGTTGTCATATATTTCACCTCTACGTTTTATTTACATAACAAGTCCCATCATAGTGCCTGAAATAACAGATGCTAATGTTGAACCTAACAGCAATTTAAGAGCAAACTTCGCAACATGGTCTCCTTGCTTGTCGCTAATCGATTTGATGGATCCGGAGATGATGCCCAGCGTTCCGAAATTTGCGAAACTAACTAAATAAACAGATACAATAGCGACCGTTTTCGAAGAGAATTGGTTCGATATATCCCCAAAGCTTAACATAGCTACAAATTCATTCGTAATCAGTTTGGTAGCCATAATTCCACCTGCTTGTACAGCTTCTGCCCATGGAACTCCCATTAAGAAGGCGATTGGCGCAAAAATATAACCAATTACCGTAACGAATGAAACGTGTAATGCGCTTTGGAAAATCACATTGATCAATTCCATTAAGGAAATAAAGCCCAGCAGCATGGCGCCAACAATAATGGCGATTTTAAAACCATCCATTACGCTTTCCCCAACCATTCGGAAGAATGGAAGCCGTTCTTTTTCCTCGATTTCAACTAAGTCCTCATTCTCATTCAGATCGTATGGATTAATAATATTGGCAACGATAAGAGCGCTGAAAATATTCAATACAACTGCTGTTACAACAAACTTGGGCTCCAGCATCTTGGCGTATGCTCCAACCATCGCCATGCTTATTGCACTCATCGCAGATGTACAAATCGTATATAGTCTTTCTTTGGACAGAAGAGGGATTTGTTTAAGAATGGTTAAAAATACTTCCGGTTGTCCAAGTGCAGATGTAGATATGGCAAAATAACTTTCAAGTCTGCCCATACCCGTGATTTTACTTAGAAATAAACCCAAATATTTAATGATGAAAGGTAATACTTTGATATAATTCAGAATTCCAATTAATACAGACATGAACACAAGAGGCATTAACACGCCAAGGAAAAACGGGACTTGACCTTCATTCGCCAAGCCACCAAATACAAATTGTATTCCCGCATTGGCAATCCCCATCAACTTTTCAAACAACAAGCCTACTTTTGTAATCGCAATAATCCCTATACTTGTGTTCATCATGGAGTATACCAAAAGGATCTGTATGACCAACATGATCAGAACACGGTTGTATTTTATTTTTTTGCGGTTGTTGCTTACTGCTAAACCAATAATAAATACAAGAAGAAGGCCGGTTAGTAAGAAAACAAAATTCATGTATATCTCCTCCATGTTAATGCCAATGTCTCATGCAAGATTGACTTGTCCGTCCACAAAATGATTAACAGCCAACGTACACCTCCTAATATCAACAAACAAATGTTTATCTGAAAAACATAAGTTTAGTATACGCTTACATTTTGATATGTCAATACGTAAACTCAAATCATAATGTTGGATATATATAACAACTTATGAGGATTGCAACAACTTGCATGGCACAACAACACGAATTTATTCTGGAGGCAGTTTTAGTTGTATAATGAATATGGAGGACAAACACGAGGTCGTATTGAGGAATATAAGAAGAAATGAGGTTGCTTCGTGGATAAAGAAAAACAAATTTTAGACTATATAAAAATGAATCCTTTCATATCACAACAAGAGTTATCCGCTAAAGTGGGCCTGTCCCGTCCGACGGTTGCCAATTATATTGCCAGCTTAACCAGGCGCGGTGAAATCAAGGGACGGGCTTATATTTTACGGGAGGAATCGTCGGTTGTTTGTATTGGAGGGGCCAACATAGACAAGAAAGCGCGATCGAATCAGATGATCAGTTATTCTTCATCCAATCCGGTGAAAATCAATGAATCCTGCGGCGGCGCAGCACGCAACGTTGCTGAAAATTTAAGCCGGCTCAATTGTAATACTTCCATTATGACTTGTGTCGGAGATGATAAAGAAGGCGACTGGATCCTGAATGAAATAAAGAGCCAAGGTGTTGATGTTAGTCAAGTTTGGGTGCTGCCAACTGAGCGGACGGGGATTTTTATCACTCTACTGGATCCAACCGGTCAGAGCGTGGTCTCGATGGATGATATGCATATATACGAAAAAATGACAACATCCATGTTTGAGGAAAAATGGTCCTACATCGTTTCCTCGCAAGCCGTTTTTTTGGATACGAATATTCCTGAGGAATGTATCAGCTATATCATTAAACGTTGTGCTGATGAACATATTCCTTTGTACATAGATCCTACATCCGCTGCCAAGACGCACAAACTTCCATTTCGTCTTGACGGAGTAGAACTGTTGCTCCCCAACCGGGTTGAAGCAGAGGTGCTTGCCGACATGAGAATTGACTCAATTGAGGATTGCCAGATCGCGTGTGAAAAAATTAGAGAACGTGGCGTTAAACAAGTTATGATTACGCTTGGCGATCAGGGGGTGTATTATTCTTCCTCGGAGGAATCTGGACATCTGCCTTCTTTCCTGACGGATATTGTGGATACCACTGGGGTTGGTGACGCGTTTTCTTCTTGTGCCATATATGGAATCATGAACAATGAATCGCTTCACAGCGCGTGCCAGCTGGGACTTGCCGGTGCTGTTCTTACCCTTCAAACGGAAGAATCGATTTGCACATCTTTAAAACCCGAAAAAATACATGAAGTTGTACAGGTGTATTCACGATAACATACACTTCTTGACTACATTAAATGGGCGATGTCTATGGCAAGTCATATAGGATCATGTTTTTAACAATAACTACGAAGGCGCTTCTTATGCCTCCACCAAAAATTGAAAAAAGCGACCGTATCAGTCGCTTTTTTTCTTTTTCGTAAAATTTGTCGGGGATGGTAAAATCGTATGGTTGAGGTCACATCAAATAAACTGGCATCTATAAGTACAAAGAAGGGCGAAACGAAAGTCAGCCCGCGCACAGGAAGTGAAGCGGACGAGCACACGCAGTGCAATCTACGCAACAATCTCATCTAAAATATCAGTAAATCTCTTGACTCATATTAATTATTGAACAGAGGTTCCGTGCGAAGCAAATAGTTACCCCGTACCTCCGCCGCCCAATAGGCAAAGACTTCTCTCCATTGAACACTGTTAAAGAAATCGTCTACGGACTGGTTTTCGGAATCCCAGTCAATAAAGATGTTGAGCGGTGTGATTCCTCCAGCCCAAATCCCATTACTGATGTCCGTTCCCTTCTCTCTCACCAATAAGATTGGAATGCCGAATTGAAAGGCCATGGCAGGCTCGATTTGGGAAAAGGTCGAACCTTCCCAGAACGGAGTGGTCGTTGGAGAAGCGCCCACATTGGAATCCAGAATTTGAACATAAAATCTGCGGAAGTTGATTGCGAGCAACCCATAGCTTGAAAAAACCAGACGCCGTATATTCGTTAGAATGTTTTCCGGGTATTGTTCACTAACGGGCAAAGTGCGGGGAAAGAGCAATGCATCTTCAATTTCCCTAACCAAACGGTTCAAAAATTGCTCTTGCAGATCATTTACCGTGTTGGTTGTACTCAAAAATATAGGAATACGAAAAGCACGGTCCACGCATGCATCAATAGCCGATGATATACCCTTTTCATTATGGATAGGCTTATTCGGATTTGAGGCAGAGGTTCTTACATGCCCGCGGACAGGTGGAAGCTCCGTTACCATGCTTACGGGAGAAAGCTTTTTCATGGGGAATTGCTGAGTCTTAGCCTTATTTTTTGGATTACTCAATGTTCACATCTCCAATGCAAGGATCTGGTTTATATTTAGCCCAGTCTATGCACATTAGCCCATTTATGTGACGTGATACTCATGAGGGAGGCAAGTATCCTGTACCCCATCAAACGATCACTGTAATTTTTTGAAATTTTACTTCGTACTAGAATGTAATTTATAATAATAAGTTAATATAAACCGCGTCAGGAGGATACAATGGACTTTATCAAAAATCAACTAGACGGAACTGGCATGAGTGAACAAACCATTGGATATCTTTCAAATTTGATCATGGTGGTATTTATAGCTGTGGTCTCCATACTGGCCAATTTTATAGCCAAAAAAATCGTACTGAAGATTATTATCCAAATCATCAACAACAATCGGTACACGTGGGATAAAATCATTGTGGAGAAAAAAGTGTTCCACAACCTCTCGCATCTGGTACCGGCGATTATCATTTATTATTCTGCGTATGTCTTCCCGTCCTATCAAGCTTTGATTGAAAAGGCAGCTTTAACTTATATGATCGTCATAACCATCACGGTATTAAATGCACTGCTTAATGCCTTTGATACCATCTATCGTTCCTATGAAGTCTCCAAGATCAGACCGATTAAGGGATACATTCAGGTGGCCAAGATCGTTCTTTTCATCATTGGGGGCATTATCGTCATCTCGAGCCTCATTGGTCAGAATCCGTTAATTATTCTGAGCGGACTTGGCGCGTTATCAGCCGTTCTGATGCTCGTCTTCAAGGATTCCATACTGGGACTGGTGGCAGGTGTGCAATTATCATCGAATGACATGGTGCGTGTGGGTGACTGGATAGAAATGCCCAAATATAATGCCGACGGTGACGTCATCGATATTACTTTAAATACGGTAAAGGTTATGAATTTCGATAAAACGATCACCATGATTCCGAGCTATGCTCTCATCTCGGACTCATTCAAAAACTGGAGAGGTATGCAGGTATCCGGTGGCAGAAGAATTAAGCGAAGTGTCTATATCGATACAAGCAGCATCAGCTTCTGTACCAAGGAAATGATTGGGGAATTTCAGAAGATCCACTATCTTACCGATTATCTCGAGACCAAATTAAATGAAATTAACGAATACAATATAGAACATCATATTAATACGGAAAGCATTGTGAATGGTAGACAGCTTACGAATGTCGGTGTATTCCGAGAATATATCCATCAATATCTGAGGAATCATCCGAAAATTCATAAGGATATGACGTTGATCGTGAGACAGTTGGCGCCGGGAGATAACGGACTACCCCTTGAAATCTATGCATTCAGCAATGATATCACCTGGGGTGTATATGAATCGGTTCAAGCCGATATCTTTGACCATATCTTCGCTGTTGCGCCGACATTTGGCCTTCGTGCCTTCCAAAACCCAACAGGTCATGATATCGTGCAACTAAAAGAAAGCCCCCAATATTCGAGAGGATATTGAGATAGGTTATGTAGCCGATCCAATATAAATATGAACAGAGGAAGCACCGTAATGGTGCTTTTTTTGTTTAAAAAGTGACATATATACTATTTACAAAAATGGAAATAATTAATAGTATATTCATATGGGCACAATTTCCAGTTTTTATTTTGCACCTATTATCTTGAAGCTAGAAATAAAATGTCCGCTTTGAAGATTGGAAAATTTAATGGAGGTGAATTTCGTGGCACGTGTATTAGTTGTAATGATGCCTGCAGAAGGGCATATCAATCCGACGCTCGGAATAATCAAGGAACTGGTAGAGAACGGCGATGAGGTCGTTTACTGTTGTACGGAAAAATACCGGACGAAGATAGAAGCGTTAGGCGCACAATTTAAAGCATACTCCTTCAACGAGGCAACCCTGCTCAACAACCCGGATATGAAGCCTTTTGAAATCAAGCACCCTTACCAATTTTTATATATGGTTTTGAAAAAAGTTATTCAACGATTTATTCCGGATGTTCTGAATCTGATCGAAAATGAAACCTATGATTATTTAATTTTTGACTCCTTAATAGGCTGGGGAGGACAAATTTTAGGCGAAAAGCTGGGTATCCCAGCAGTGTGCTCAACCACCACTTTTGTTTTTGTGGAGCCTCTCGGATCAGGTAATCAAAATCAACTGAAGGATGACGATGAGGAGGTCAAGGAGCTATATAACGGCATCATCGAGATGTCCCAGCAATTAGCTTCCCAGTTCAATGTAGCTGTGCCTTCTCTGGCGGATCTTTCAGGGCATCCAGGACAACTAAAGCTGGTCTATACAAGCCGTTATTTTCAACCCATGGGGGACAAGCTGGATGACAGCTATGTCTTCACCGGCCCATCAATTACCCCCCGCAAGGATGCACCATCCTTTGCCAAGGAATCTCTGCATGTCGTTTATAAACAGGCGGTTTATATTTCAATGGGAACCATTTTAAACAAGGATCTTGATTTTTATAAGCTGTGCTTTACGGCTTTCGGTGATTTGCCTGTGCAGTTTATACTGTCTTCAGGGAAGGATACTGATTTGGAGCCGATTGCGGATCTCATTCCTGACAATTTCATCATCAGACCCTATCTCCCACAATTGGAAGTGCTACAGGGTGTAGATGCTTTTCTGACACATGCGGGCATGAACAGTACAAGCGAAGCTTTGTATTATAATGTACCCTTGGTCATGCTCCCGTTAACCTCGGATCAGCCGCGTGTAGCAGGCCGGGTGCAGGAGCTCGGAGCAGGGGTCATCGTGGATAAAAATAACCTTACACCTGACGTGCTGAGAACCGCGGTACTAGAGGTGCTCGGCAATGTCTCCTATAAGGAACATGCTGAGGTTATTGGGAAAACGCTACGCGATGCTGGCGGGTACAAGCAGGCTGCTATGGCCATTCAGGACTTTATGGGCAATCGGTCGTTATCGGCCACGCCGATCTCATCGCTTGAATAAAGAGGCGACTTGCCTCTATTAATATTAGACGAGAAAGCCATCATCCCATATAACGGGGTGGTGGCTTATATTTGATTCATCCGTATATGGAGGGGTAGAATAAACGGAGAGGGCATATCACCTTTTCCATATCGTTTTAGTATATCTTTCGCAAAGGAGAGTTTACAGATGAATCATACAATTCCGGAATATACGTTGAATGATGGCTTAAAAGTACCTGCCATTGGCTTTGGTACCTATAGCTTAAAAGGAGAAAAAGGCGTTAAATCCATTGCGTCCGCGATGGATGCAGGTTACCGACTGATTGACACCGCGTATAACTATGAGAACGAGGCGACTGTCGGGAAGGCCATTAAGCAGAGCTCCGTTTCCAGAGAAGAACTACTCATTTCATCTAAACTGCCAGGGCGTTACCATGCCTTCGATAAGGCGATCGTAGCCATCCAGGAATCTCTATACAGGGCAGATCTGGATTATTATGATCTGTATCTGATTCACTGGCCGAATCCGAAGCAGGATATGTATGTGGAAGCGTGGCAAGCACTCATTGAGGCCAAAAAACGCGGATACATCCGTTCCATTGGAGTTAGCAATTTCCTTCCGGAACACAATGAACGCCTGATTAAGGAGACGGGAGTAGCGCCAAGTCTGAATCAGATTGAGCTGCATCCATTCTTCGATCAAGCCGATCAGCGGGAGAAGGATTCACAGCATGGCATTGTTAACGAATCGTGGAGTCCCATTGGACGTGGCAATGATGCAGTACAGGATATCGTAAAAGATGAGCAGATCCTACGTATTGCCGAGGCTCATGGCAAAACGGGTACGCAGGTTATTTTGCGC contains these protein-coding regions:
- a CDS encoding helix-turn-helix domain-containing protein; protein product: MVNFEKLFYTIDELYEILPLGKNSLYSLVKREGFPKVIVGRKILIPVKGFNLWIEQNSVF
- a CDS encoding site-specific integrase, with the translated sequence MAGSISKIGNKYRVTFELGKDLNGKRLREYVTVQSKKEAEKLLNEFEYNQNRNLMVLSSGMTFVETIHHWMDNYVRYNCEETTIYGYQNILNKHIAPFFKILELQKLQPGHIQQYYKALMEEKDLSPNTVHKHHALIRKTLDYALKQQLIHRNVADAVSLPKKRRFEGKAYTKEQLFVLLEKVKNTRLEVPVNLAIHLGLRREEIVGLRWDYVDLDQRKIHIEEVRTSAGNKVITKLPKTDKSRRSLHMSDDLHCLLSNLKAKHEGMKILFGTEYDKSGYLYCHDNGKPYRVNSVTEQFKKFLEKNDFPKIRLHDLRHSFASVLHNEGVDLKSISEALGHSDIGTTNKIYTHVFDKTHKDTLNLMSDALRGR
- a CDS encoding recombinase family protein, encoding MGYGRVSAKDQNPERQLLKFREIGIDGRYIFVDKLSGKDFNRPQYQAMRLMIREGDLIYIDALDRLGRDYEGIINEWKYVTREVKADIVCLDNETLFDSRKFKTMGDFGKVMEDQFLSLLAYVSEQERKKNKQRQAEGIQVAKSDGVKFGRPKIEINEAFIEVYQEWKTGMITATFAMKQLGMKHRTFYRRLREYERLLEHSNQ
- a CDS encoding nucleoside hydrolase: MTTRKVIMDCDPGHDDAIAIILAAAQPELEILAITTVSGNAEIEKTTQNALQICDLISLNDVVVSKGASEPLVRLRENAPGIHGESGLDGPKFPEPSRSWSDEHGVDTIIRLIKESTEPVTLLPTGPLTNIALALTKAPEIKSNIYEIVLMGGGTIGNWTPTAEFNIWADPEAAKKVFDSGIPTVVMGLDITHQALATKEVIDEVNKIDNHVAKIVGELLVFFASTYKEMFDFDGAPVHDVLTVAYCVAPELFKTKDVNIVVETKGEYTAGTTLVDLHGVTGRKVNAKFGLELDVDGFWKLMIDALKKY
- a CDS encoding NupC/NupG family nucleoside CNT transporter, producing MNFVFLLTGLLLVFIIGLAVSNNRKKIKYNRVLIMLVIQILLVYSMMNTSIGIIAITKVGLLFEKLMGIANAGIQFVFGGLANEGQVPFFLGVLMPLVFMSVLIGILNYIKVLPFIIKYLGLFLSKITGMGRLESYFAISTSALGQPEVFLTILKQIPLLSKERLYTICTSAMSAISMAMVGAYAKMLEPKFVVTAVVLNIFSALIVANIINPYDLNENEDLVEIEEKERLPFFRMVGESVMDGFKIAIIVGAMLLGFISLMELINVIFQSALHVSFVTVIGYIFAPIAFLMGVPWAEAVQAGGIMATKLITNEFVAMLSFGDISNQFSSKTVAIVSVYLVSFANFGTLGIISGSIKSISDKQGDHVAKFALKLLLGSTLASVISGTMMGLVM
- a CDS encoding carbohydrate kinase produces the protein MDKEKQILDYIKMNPFISQQELSAKVGLSRPTVANYIASLTRRGEIKGRAYILREESSVVCIGGANIDKKARSNQMISYSSSNPVKINESCGGAARNVAENLSRLNCNTSIMTCVGDDKEGDWILNEIKSQGVDVSQVWVLPTERTGIFITLLDPTGQSVVSMDDMHIYEKMTTSMFEEKWSYIVSSQAVFLDTNIPEECISYIIKRCADEHIPLYIDPTSAAKTHKLPFRLDGVELLLPNRVEAEVLADMRIDSIEDCQIACEKIRERGVKQVMITLGDQGVYYSSSEESGHLPSFLTDIVDTTGVGDAFSSCAIYGIMNNESLHSACQLGLAGAVLTLQTEESICTSLKPEKIHEVVQVYSR
- a CDS encoding mechanosensitive ion channel family protein, encoding MDFIKNQLDGTGMSEQTIGYLSNLIMVVFIAVVSILANFIAKKIVLKIIIQIINNNRYTWDKIIVEKKVFHNLSHLVPAIIIYYSAYVFPSYQALIEKAALTYMIVITITVLNALLNAFDTIYRSYEVSKIRPIKGYIQVAKIVLFIIGGIIVISSLIGQNPLIILSGLGALSAVLMLVFKDSILGLVAGVQLSSNDMVRVGDWIEMPKYNADGDVIDITLNTVKVMNFDKTITMIPSYALISDSFKNWRGMQVSGGRRIKRSVYIDTSSISFCTKEMIGEFQKIHYLTDYLETKLNEINEYNIEHHINTESIVNGRQLTNVGVFREYIHQYLRNHPKIHKDMTLIVRQLAPGDNGLPLEIYAFSNDITWGVYESVQADIFDHIFAVAPTFGLRAFQNPTGHDIVQLKESPQYSRGY
- a CDS encoding macrolide family glycosyltransferase, whose protein sequence is MARVLVVMMPAEGHINPTLGIIKELVENGDEVVYCCTEKYRTKIEALGAQFKAYSFNEATLLNNPDMKPFEIKHPYQFLYMVLKKVIQRFIPDVLNLIENETYDYLIFDSLIGWGGQILGEKLGIPAVCSTTTFVFVEPLGSGNQNQLKDDDEEVKELYNGIIEMSQQLASQFNVAVPSLADLSGHPGQLKLVYTSRYFQPMGDKLDDSYVFTGPSITPRKDAPSFAKESLHVVYKQAVYISMGTILNKDLDFYKLCFTAFGDLPVQFILSSGKDTDLEPIADLIPDNFIIRPYLPQLEVLQGVDAFLTHAGMNSTSEALYYNVPLVMLPLTSDQPRVAGRVQELGAGVIVDKNNLTPDVLRTAVLEVLGNVSYKEHAEVIGKTLRDAGGYKQAAMAIQDFMGNRSLSATPISSLE
- a CDS encoding aldo/keto reductase, whose amino-acid sequence is MNHTIPEYTLNDGLKVPAIGFGTYSLKGEKGVKSIASAMDAGYRLIDTAYNYENEATVGKAIKQSSVSREELLISSKLPGRYHAFDKAIVAIQESLYRADLDYYDLYLIHWPNPKQDMYVEAWQALIEAKKRGYIRSIGVSNFLPEHNERLIKETGVAPSLNQIELHPFFDQADQREKDSQHGIVNESWSPIGRGNDAVQDIVKDEQILRIAEAHGKTGTQVILRWHTQLGSIPIPKAGSLQHQQENINIFDFELSEKEMEVISSYHRKDGRLWNQDPSEYEEF